Proteins from one Halopseudomonas pelagia genomic window:
- a CDS encoding P-II family nitrogen regulator, which produces MTINLESSEMKQVTAIVRPGRLEAVEQVLHALPHLPGFTIVPAQGHPRGHGEGHRYIADEWDPDAHQHFMLLIFCSDDFLDDVLQAIEKAAHTGIPGDGIVAVTTLTDVLRIRTGERGNEAL; this is translated from the coding sequence ATGACCATTAATCTGGAGTCATCCGAGATGAAACAAGTTACAGCCATTGTCCGGCCTGGCCGGCTTGAAGCGGTAGAGCAGGTGCTTCACGCGTTGCCGCACCTTCCCGGGTTCACCATTGTGCCGGCGCAAGGTCACCCGCGAGGCCATGGAGAAGGCCATCGGTACATTGCGGACGAATGGGATCCGGACGCTCACCAGCATTTTATGCTTCTGATTTTTTGTTCCGATGATTTCCTCGATGATGTTCTTCAGGCGATAGAAAAGGCAGCACATACGGGTATCCCTGGGGACGGCATTGTCGCCGTTACCACGCTGACAGATGTGTTACGCATCCGTACCGGAGAGCGTGGAAATGAAGCGCTTTAG
- a CDS encoding IS3 family transposase (programmed frameshift) has translation MSNQRYSPEFKDEAVRQIVERGYPVAEVSERLGVSAHSLHKWVKAIKPSKSDEQTSELNDAKKEILKLRAQLRRTEEERDNLKKGRSVLRKPTRVKYRFVADHSSEFPVRTMCNLLDISRSGYYAWRFRPLSDRAVEDARLLPLIHASYGASFGVYGYRRISMDLKEAGETCGKHRVHRIMKTNNIKAIHGYKKPRVVNGRPSILAPNTLNREFKVTTPDTAWVTDITYIRTWQGWLYLAVVLDLFSRRVVGWSMKPTLAREIVLDALMMAVWRRKPTSRVLVHSDQGSQYGSDDWRRFCHHHNLEPSMSRRGNCWDNAVAESFFSSLKKERIKKRIYKTRDIARADIFDYIEVFYNRNRRHSHLGGLSPEAFEAASA, from the exons ATGAGTAACCAGCGATATTCACCCGAATTCAAAGACGAAGCGGTCCGGCAGATCGTCGAGAGGGGTTACCCAGTAGCCGAGGTCTCGGAGCGACTGGGTGTCTCTGCCCACAGCCTTCACAAATGGGTCAAGGCAATCAAGCCAAGTAAATCCGACGAACAGACCTCAGAGCTCAACGACGCAAAGAAGGAAATTCTTAAGCTGCGAGCCCAGCTTCGACGAACTGAGGAGGAGCGAGATA ATCTTAAAAAAGGCCGCTCGGTACTTCGCAAGCCAACCCGAGTGAAGTACCGATTTGTTGCTGACCACAGTAGCGAGTTTCCGGTGCGCACCATGTGCAACCTGCTTGATATCTCGCGAAGCGGCTACTACGCATGGCGTTTCCGGCCGTTGTCCGACAGAGCTGTCGAAGATGCTCGGCTGCTGCCTTTGATACATGCTTCTTACGGTGCCAGCTTTGGCGTCTATGGCTATCGGCGGATATCAATGGACCTGAAAGAGGCTGGTGAGACGTGCGGTAAGCACAGAGTCCATCGCATCATGAAGACCAATAATATCAAAGCGATACACGGTTATAAAAAGCCAAGAGTTGTGAACGGCCGACCATCGATCCTGGCACCCAATACGCTTAACCGGGAATTCAAGGTGACCACACCAGACACCGCTTGGGTAACCGATATTACTTACATTAGGACCTGGCAAGGATGGCTATACCTGGCAGTCGTACTGGATCTGTTCTCACGCAGAGTAGTGGGCTGGTCCATGAAACCGACGCTAGCACGCGAGATCGTTCTAGACGCTCTCATGATGGCTGTCTGGCGTCGCAAACCCACTAGCCGAGTGCTGGTTCACTCAGATCAGGGGTCTCAATATGGCAGCGACGACTGGAGACGATTCTGTCATCACCACAACCTTGAGCCAAGCATGAGTCGACGCGGCAATTGTTGGGACAATGCTGTCGCGGAGTCATTTTTTAGTAGTTTGAAAAAAGAGCGCATTAAGAAGCGCATCTACAAAACCAGAGACATAGCTCGCGCAGATATCTTTGATTACATCGAAGTGTTTTATAATCGAAATCGGCGCCACAGCCATCTCGGCGGCTTAAGCCCAGAGGCTTTCGAGGCCGCTTCAGCATGA
- the rpoD gene encoding RNA polymerase sigma factor RpoD translates to MSGKAQQQSRLKELIARGREQGYLTYAEVNDHLPEDISDPEQVEDIIRMINDMGITVFETAPDADALLLADNDADEAAAEEAAAALAAVESDIGRTTDPVRMYMREMGTVELLTREGEIEIAKRIEEGIREVMAAISMFPGTVDGILADYHRVVEESGRLSDIFSGYIDPDDDGLSGGAPAVEEAPAEAKTDDKDKDDKDDDDDSDDDAEEEGDGGPDPEVARLRFTAIGDQLAKTKKALKKHGRGSKQATAELEELALLFMPIKLIPKQYEALVQRVRGAQDQIRAQERAIMQLCVRDVRMPRADFLRGFPGNEINTDWVDSLLADKPRYAEALEDRKPDIIRAQKKLAALAQEADLTISEVKDINRRMSIGEARARRAKKEMVEANLRLVISIAKKYTNRGLQFLDLIQEGNIGLMKAVDKFEYRRGYKFSTYATWWIRQAITRSIADQARTIRIPVHMIETINKLNRISRQMLQEMGREPTPEELGERMEMPEDKIRKVLKIAKEPISMETPIGDDEDSHLGDFIEDSTMESPIDSATVESLKEATREVLSGLTAREAKVLRMRFGIDMNTDHTLEEVGKQFDVTRERIRQIEAKALRKLRHPTRSDHLRSFLDE, encoded by the coding sequence ATGTCCGGAAAAGCGCAACAGCAATCCCGTCTGAAAGAGCTTATTGCCCGCGGTCGCGAGCAAGGCTATCTGACGTATGCGGAAGTCAACGACCATCTCCCGGAAGATATTTCCGATCCGGAGCAGGTTGAAGACATCATCCGCATGATCAACGACATGGGGATTACCGTCTTCGAGACGGCGCCCGATGCCGATGCCCTGCTCCTGGCAGACAACGATGCCGACGAAGCCGCTGCTGAAGAAGCCGCTGCTGCCCTTGCCGCCGTTGAAAGCGATATTGGTCGCACCACTGACCCAGTGCGCATGTATATGCGCGAAATGGGTACGGTCGAGCTGCTGACCCGCGAAGGCGAGATTGAAATCGCCAAGCGCATAGAGGAAGGCATCCGTGAAGTTATGGCTGCCATCTCAATGTTCCCCGGCACCGTTGACGGCATTCTCGCCGACTACCATCGTGTAGTTGAAGAGAGCGGCCGCCTGTCCGACATCTTCAGCGGTTACATCGACCCTGATGACGACGGCCTGTCCGGTGGCGCGCCTGCAGTGGAAGAAGCCCCTGCCGAAGCCAAGACCGACGACAAGGACAAGGACGACAAAGACGACGACGATGACAGTGACGACGACGCCGAGGAAGAAGGCGACGGCGGTCCTGATCCTGAAGTCGCGCGTCTGCGCTTTACCGCCATCGGCGATCAGTTGGCCAAGACCAAGAAAGCCCTGAAAAAGCACGGCCGTGGCAGCAAGCAGGCAACTGCCGAGCTCGAAGAGCTGGCACTGCTGTTCATGCCGATCAAACTGATTCCCAAGCAATACGAAGCGCTGGTACAGCGTGTACGTGGCGCTCAGGATCAGATCCGTGCCCAGGAACGCGCGATCATGCAGTTGTGTGTGCGTGACGTACGCATGCCCCGCGCTGACTTCCTGCGCGGCTTCCCCGGTAACGAAATCAATACCGACTGGGTCGACAGCCTGCTGGCCGACAAGCCGCGCTACGCTGAAGCCCTGGAAGACCGCAAGCCTGACATTATCCGCGCGCAGAAGAAGCTCGCTGCGCTGGCCCAGGAAGCTGACCTGACCATCTCCGAGGTCAAGGACATCAACCGTCGCATGTCGATTGGTGAAGCCCGTGCCCGTCGCGCCAAGAAGGAAATGGTCGAAGCCAACCTGCGTCTGGTGATCTCGATTGCCAAAAAGTACACCAACCGCGGCCTGCAATTCCTCGATCTCATTCAGGAAGGCAACATCGGCCTGATGAAGGCCGTGGACAAGTTTGAATACCGTCGCGGTTACAAGTTCTCGACTTACGCCACCTGGTGGATTCGTCAGGCGATCACCCGGTCGATTGCCGACCAGGCGCGCACCATTCGTATTCCGGTGCACATGATCGAGACGATCAACAAGCTCAACCGTATCTCGCGGCAGATGCTGCAGGAAATGGGCCGTGAGCCGACGCCGGAAGAACTGGGCGAGCGCATGGAAATGCCCGAGGACAAGATCCGCAAGGTATTGAAGATCGCCAAAGAGCCGATCTCCATGGAAACACCGATCGGTGATGACGAAGACTCGCACCTGGGCGACTTTATCGAGGACTCGACCATGGAATCGCCGATTGATTCGGCTACCGTGGAAAGCCTCAAGGAAGCCACTCGCGAAGTTCTCTCCGGCCTAACCGCACGGGAAGCCAAAGTCCTGCGCATGCGTTTCGGTATCGATATGAATACCGACCACACGCTGGAAGAAGTCGGCAAGCAGTTTGATGTAACCCGTGAACGGATTCGTCAGATCGAAGCCAAGGCGCTGCGCAAGCTGCGTCACCCCACGCGCAGCGACCACCTGCGCAGCTTCCTCGACGAGTAA
- a CDS encoding YqaA family protein, which produces MPDIWLELSGYFGLFLAAFGAATLLPMQSEAVLVGLLLTDHYAAWALLTVATIGNVLGSALNWLLGRSIERYRQKRWFPVSEGKLERAQRAYHRFGRWSLLLSWVPIIGDPLTVVAGVMREPFWSFLLIVTLAKAARYLLLAALTLGWVGL; this is translated from the coding sequence ATGCCTGACATTTGGCTTGAGCTTTCCGGCTATTTTGGACTTTTCCTCGCAGCATTCGGCGCTGCCACGCTATTGCCGATGCAGTCAGAAGCGGTGCTGGTCGGATTATTGCTGACAGACCATTATGCTGCCTGGGCATTATTGACGGTAGCGACCATCGGCAATGTGCTTGGCTCCGCGCTCAACTGGCTACTCGGCCGCTCCATCGAACGCTACCGGCAAAAACGCTGGTTTCCGGTCAGCGAAGGCAAGCTGGAACGGGCACAGCGGGCTTATCATCGCTTTGGTCGCTGGTCGCTACTTCTCAGTTGGGTGCCGATCATTGGCGACCCACTTACCGTGGTCGCCGGCGTCATGCGCGAACCTTTCTGGAGTTTTCTGTTGATCGTTACCCTGGCCAAGGCTGCCCGCTACTTGTTGCTGGCAGCGCTGACCCTGGGTTGGGTTGGCCTCTGA
- a CDS encoding OprD family porin, with protein sequence MNKRQILFPALVLAIGSGSALAAEEADGFVEGSSLDLTNRNFYFNRDFRNGQSSPVGNGYSEEWAHAVIGEFRSGFTHGTIGFGVDAFAMLGLKLDSGGGRSGAGGSVDLLPYDSAGRAENSYSKVGGAVKAKFQDTEIKIGDVFPQTPVVYYGDYRLLPQSFRGVNLVSTEVDKLTIQAGRLHSMSQPNTSSMRDDFATFYAGPVSSPWVAYFGGDYDLGRNVNVSLYTSRLKDAWDQHYAGTSFTYPLADNLTLMGGLNYYRAVDQGRELLGRFDNDIYSGNAGVQFGPHTVTVALQRNSGDDDFDYLRQSGSIYLDNSIQYSDFNSPKENSRQIRYNLDMTTFGWPGLSLMTRYAQGRDANYSGANDIYVRRDGNGVPLTNQKRWERNVEASYVVQGGGMKGLTFRLRQATTRATEFESDLDEVRLIVEYPLEVL encoded by the coding sequence ATGAATAAAAGACAAATCCTTTTTCCTGCTTTGGTTTTGGCTATCGGTTCGGGTAGTGCGCTGGCTGCTGAGGAGGCTGATGGCTTCGTTGAGGGAAGTAGCCTGGACCTGACCAACCGAAACTTTTACTTCAACCGTGATTTTCGCAACGGCCAGTCCAGCCCTGTAGGTAATGGCTATTCTGAAGAATGGGCTCATGCGGTTATTGGAGAATTTCGCTCTGGCTTTACTCATGGCACCATTGGCTTCGGTGTCGACGCCTTTGCCATGTTGGGGCTCAAACTTGATTCAGGTGGTGGCCGCTCAGGCGCAGGTGGCTCTGTCGACCTTCTGCCCTATGACAGTGCGGGCCGTGCTGAAAATAGTTACTCCAAAGTAGGAGGTGCGGTAAAGGCAAAATTTCAAGATACCGAAATAAAAATAGGCGATGTATTTCCGCAGACGCCGGTAGTGTATTACGGCGATTACCGGTTATTGCCCCAAAGCTTTCGGGGTGTCAATCTGGTCAGCACTGAGGTCGATAAACTGACCATTCAGGCGGGCCGCCTGCACTCCATGAGCCAACCCAACACAAGTAGCATGCGAGACGATTTTGCTACGTTCTATGCAGGCCCGGTCAGTTCGCCTTGGGTTGCTTATTTTGGCGGGGACTATGATCTGGGTCGTAACGTCAATGTCAGTCTTTACACCAGTCGGCTCAAGGATGCATGGGATCAACATTACGCCGGCACATCATTTACCTATCCGTTGGCAGATAATCTGACGCTGATGGGCGGCCTTAACTATTACCGCGCGGTTGATCAAGGTCGGGAGTTGTTAGGCCGTTTCGATAATGATATTTACAGCGGTAATGCCGGTGTGCAGTTTGGTCCACATACGGTCACTGTTGCATTACAAAGAAATAGTGGCGATGACGATTTTGATTATCTGCGTCAGTCCGGCTCTATTTATCTGGATAACTCGATTCAATATAGTGACTTTAACTCGCCCAAAGAAAACTCCCGGCAGATTCGGTATAACCTGGATATGACGACGTTTGGCTGGCCCGGGCTAAGTTTAATGACCCGTTATGCACAGGGGCGAGATGCAAACTACTCCGGCGCTAATGATATCTATGTCCGTCGTGATGGAAACGGTGTGCCATTGACGAATCAAAAGCGGTGGGAGCGTAACGTGGAAGCTAGCTATGTTGTTCAAGGGGGAGGAATGAAAGGTTTGACCTTCAGGCTTCGCCAGGCTACGACCCGTGCTACCGAATTTGAATCCGACCTTGATGAAGTTCGTCTGATTGTAGAGTACCCACTAGAGGTGCTCTGA
- a CDS encoding metal-sensing transcriptional repressor, producing MSENGEGHQHASHGDIVKRLKRAEGHLRSIITMIESSRPCVDIAQQLHAVEKAVCQAKRTLIQDHIDHCLEHTLEALSGGERAPLEDFKQITKYL from the coding sequence ATGAGCGAAAACGGAGAGGGCCACCAGCACGCAAGCCATGGCGATATCGTCAAAAGATTGAAACGGGCAGAGGGTCACCTACGCAGCATCATCACCATGATTGAAAGCAGCCGCCCCTGTGTCGATATTGCACAACAGTTGCACGCGGTCGAAAAGGCCGTCTGCCAAGCCAAGCGAACGCTTATTCAGGACCATATTGACCACTGTCTGGAGCACACGTTAGAAGCGCTTTCCGGCGGTGAACGTGCACCACTGGAAGATTTCAAGCAAATCACCAAATACCTCTAA
- a CDS encoding efflux RND transporter permease subunit, whose amino-acid sequence MFERIIRFSIDQRWLVILAVLGMAALGIYSYQKLPIDAVPDITNVQVQINTAAPGYSPLEVEQRVTYPVETVMSGLPNLQETRSLSRYGLSQVTVIFDEGTDIYFARQLVNERIQEARSNLPGELSPKMGPIASGLGEIYMWTIETEPDAKKPDGSDYTPMDLREIQDWIVKPQLRTVRGVTEINTIGGFAKEFQVSPDPALLVAHGLTLNEVITALERNNANVGAGYIERNGEQYLIRAPGQVGDIADIGNIIIKNVDGAPVRIADIAEVGLGKELRTGAATENGQEVVLGTAFMLMGENSRSVAQAVDLRLKEINRSLPDGVFAKTVYDRTILVDKAISTVKKNLIEGALLVIAILFLFLGNIRAAIITAMVIPLSMLFTFTGMVNNKVSANLMSLGALDFGIIVDGAVVIVENCVRRLAHAQTIAGRALTRNERFSEVLAASREARRPLLFGQLIIMVVYLPIFALTGVEGKMFHPMAFTVVAALLGAMILSITFVPAAVALFLTGKVSEKESRVMAWAKRGYAPLLDWVLVSKPLVLTVVVVLIGLSALTASRMGSEFVPSLDEGDIALHALRIPGTSLTQAIEMQAQLERRIMSFAEVDTVFAKLGTAEIATDPMPPNVADNFVMLKPREEWPDPERAKSDLVSEMQKAVEEVAGNNYEFTQPIEMRFNELISGVRSDLAVKVFGDDMDIMNETAEEIAEVLEGIPGAADVKVEQTTGLPMLSVEIDREKASRYGLSLSDIQDVVAISVGGREAGVLFEGDRRFEIEVRLSDEWRNNVERIEQLPIRLASGDQVGGSSFIRLGDVATVISTPGPNQISREDGKRRVVVTANIRERDIGSFVAEAKARLDESVDVPPGYWTAWGGTFEQLQSAAKRLQIVVPVSLLLVFTLLFMMFGNFKDGLLVFTGVPFALTGGIAALWLRDIPLSISAGVGFIALSGVAVLNGLVMISFIRMLRETGLGLDDAIRQGALTRLRPVLMTALVASLGFIPMALAVGTGAEVQRPLATVVIGGILSSTALTLLVLPVLYRLAHQRSGIRT is encoded by the coding sequence ATGTTTGAAAGAATAATTCGATTCTCTATTGATCAGCGCTGGCTGGTCATTCTGGCGGTCTTGGGTATGGCCGCTCTGGGGATCTATAGCTACCAGAAGTTGCCGATTGATGCAGTTCCCGATATCACCAACGTACAGGTTCAGATAAATACCGCAGCTCCAGGCTACTCGCCATTAGAGGTAGAACAACGGGTTACTTATCCGGTAGAAACGGTCATGTCTGGCCTACCCAACTTGCAGGAAACGCGTTCTTTATCTCGTTACGGGTTGTCTCAGGTCACGGTTATCTTTGATGAAGGGACTGATATCTATTTTGCACGTCAACTCGTCAACGAACGCATACAGGAGGCAAGAAGTAACCTGCCTGGAGAGCTCTCGCCTAAAATGGGGCCGATTGCTTCCGGTCTGGGTGAGATCTACATGTGGACCATTGAGACCGAGCCGGATGCAAAAAAACCGGACGGCAGCGATTATACGCCGATGGATCTGCGGGAGATCCAGGACTGGATTGTAAAGCCTCAATTGAGAACAGTACGAGGCGTAACAGAGATCAACACGATTGGCGGGTTCGCGAAGGAATTCCAGGTGTCCCCTGATCCCGCGCTTCTGGTCGCTCACGGTTTAACGTTAAACGAGGTGATAACTGCTCTGGAGCGCAATAATGCCAACGTGGGAGCAGGCTACATAGAGCGCAACGGAGAGCAATATCTCATACGTGCGCCTGGTCAGGTTGGTGACATAGCGGATATCGGCAACATCATCATTAAAAACGTCGATGGGGCGCCGGTTCGTATCGCGGACATAGCCGAGGTGGGGTTAGGAAAGGAGCTACGCACGGGCGCCGCCACCGAAAATGGCCAGGAGGTGGTGTTAGGCACGGCGTTTATGCTCATGGGCGAAAATAGCCGTTCCGTTGCCCAGGCCGTTGACCTGCGACTGAAAGAAATAAACCGCAGCCTGCCGGATGGTGTTTTTGCGAAGACAGTATATGACCGAACCATCCTGGTTGATAAGGCCATCAGTACGGTGAAAAAGAACCTCATTGAGGGCGCTTTGCTTGTTATAGCGATACTTTTTCTTTTCCTTGGCAATATTCGGGCCGCGATTATTACCGCAATGGTGATTCCGCTATCGATGCTTTTTACTTTTACTGGAATGGTCAACAACAAGGTAAGCGCCAACCTGATGAGTTTGGGCGCGCTGGACTTTGGCATCATTGTGGACGGCGCGGTGGTTATCGTCGAAAACTGTGTACGTCGCTTGGCTCACGCGCAAACAATTGCTGGTCGCGCATTAACCCGGAACGAACGCTTCAGCGAAGTGCTCGCTGCGTCCCGAGAGGCACGTAGGCCGTTGCTCTTCGGACAGCTGATAATCATGGTGGTGTATTTGCCGATTTTTGCCTTGACTGGCGTAGAGGGCAAGATGTTTCACCCTATGGCTTTTACCGTAGTAGCCGCGTTGCTTGGCGCCATGATTCTTTCGATTACTTTTGTCCCGGCAGCGGTTGCGCTCTTTCTTACCGGCAAAGTGAGTGAGAAGGAAAGCCGTGTTATGGCTTGGGCCAAGCGAGGATATGCGCCATTGCTCGACTGGGTTCTGGTCAGCAAACCCCTGGTACTGACTGTGGTAGTGGTGTTGATCGGGCTGTCCGCCTTGACTGCGTCCCGTATGGGTAGTGAATTTGTACCTAGTTTGGATGAGGGCGACATAGCGCTGCACGCGCTGCGAATCCCGGGTACCAGCCTTACACAGGCTATTGAGATGCAAGCTCAGCTCGAGCGGAGAATCATGTCTTTTGCTGAGGTGGATACGGTGTTCGCCAAGCTGGGTACGGCAGAGATTGCCACCGATCCCATGCCTCCGAACGTCGCAGATAATTTTGTAATGCTCAAGCCGAGAGAAGAGTGGCCAGACCCTGAGCGAGCAAAATCAGATCTGGTTTCAGAGATGCAAAAAGCGGTAGAGGAGGTGGCGGGCAATAATTATGAATTCACCCAGCCCATTGAAATGCGCTTTAACGAGCTTATATCGGGCGTGCGTAGTGACTTGGCTGTTAAAGTTTTTGGCGATGACATGGACATTATGAACGAAACGGCCGAAGAAATTGCCGAAGTTCTCGAAGGTATCCCCGGAGCAGCTGATGTGAAAGTAGAGCAAACAACAGGCCTGCCGATGCTCAGCGTTGAAATTGATCGTGAAAAGGCGTCGCGGTATGGCCTGAGTTTGTCGGACATACAGGATGTCGTGGCGATATCAGTCGGTGGCCGCGAGGCAGGTGTGCTTTTTGAGGGGGATCGCAGGTTTGAAATAGAAGTGCGGTTGTCCGATGAATGGCGAAACAATGTCGAAAGAATCGAACAACTTCCCATACGGCTTGCAAGTGGCGACCAGGTCGGAGGCTCGAGTTTCATACGTCTAGGTGACGTGGCGACGGTTATTTCGACCCCTGGACCAAACCAAATCAGCCGGGAAGATGGCAAGCGAAGGGTGGTCGTTACCGCAAACATCCGCGAACGTGATATCGGATCTTTTGTGGCGGAGGCGAAAGCGCGTTTAGACGAGTCTGTAGACGTACCGCCAGGCTACTGGACGGCTTGGGGCGGCACGTTTGAGCAGCTTCAGTCTGCGGCAAAACGGCTGCAGATTGTAGTTCCAGTATCGCTATTGTTGGTATTCACCCTGCTCTTCATGATGTTTGGCAATTTCAAGGACGGTTTGCTTGTCTTCACTGGCGTACCTTTTGCGCTGACAGGGGGGATAGCTGCGTTGTGGTTGCGTGATATTCCACTGTCAATTTCAGCCGGGGTCGGTTTTATCGCCCTTTCAGGGGTCGCCGTATTGAACGGGCTGGTAATGATCTCTTTCATTCGTATGCTTCGCGAAACCGGATTAGGTTTGGATGACGCGATCAGGCAAGGGGCTTTGACTCGGTTAAGACCGGTTCTGATGACGGCACTGGTTGCTTCTCTGGGGTTTATTCCAATGGCGCTGGCTGTTGGTACTGGTGCCGAAGTGCAACGGCCTTTGGCGACAGTCGTCATAGGGGGAATACTGTCTTCGACGGCGCTGACACTGCTGGTGCTACCAGTGCTTTACCGATTGGCTCATCAACGCTCGGGCATACGCACGTAG
- a CDS encoding nickel/cobalt efflux transporter, whose amino-acid sequence MSSFAELLQQGASQAWLYFPTAILLGALHGLEPGHSKTMMAAFIVAIRGTVKQAVLLGFAATISHTAVVWLVAMFGMYLGQNLDADTTEPYFQLASAAIIILIALWMLWRTWQGEQTWQFEAASAHQHHHEHEHGHNHDHVKAGGLELSLEGYQDAHERAHAEDIRTRFSNGNVSTGQIILFGLTGGLIPCPAAITVLLLCLQVKEVTLGAVLVLCFSIGLAITLVTVGAAAAIGARQASNRWPWLSTVARRAPYFSSVLIIGVGIYIGIHGWNGLNA is encoded by the coding sequence ATGTCGAGTTTCGCCGAACTACTGCAACAGGGAGCCTCCCAGGCGTGGTTATATTTTCCCACCGCCATTTTACTGGGCGCTCTGCACGGCCTGGAGCCGGGACACTCCAAAACCATGATGGCGGCGTTTATCGTGGCGATTCGCGGCACGGTGAAACAGGCCGTGCTGCTTGGTTTCGCAGCGACGATTTCTCACACGGCGGTAGTCTGGTTAGTGGCCATGTTTGGCATGTATCTGGGGCAGAATCTCGACGCTGACACTACCGAACCCTACTTCCAGCTCGCCAGCGCCGCCATCATTATTCTCATCGCCCTGTGGATGCTGTGGCGCACCTGGCAGGGCGAGCAAACATGGCAGTTCGAGGCGGCTAGTGCGCATCAGCATCACCATGAACATGAACATGGCCATAACCATGATCATGTCAAAGCTGGAGGGCTTGAGCTGTCGCTGGAAGGTTATCAGGATGCCCACGAACGAGCGCATGCCGAGGATATCCGCACGCGTTTCAGCAATGGCAATGTCAGCACCGGCCAGATCATTCTGTTCGGGCTGACTGGGGGTTTGATCCCCTGTCCGGCGGCGATTACCGTATTGCTGCTCTGCCTGCAGGTGAAAGAAGTCACACTGGGAGCTGTATTGGTGCTGTGCTTCAGTATTGGTTTGGCAATCACGCTGGTCACTGTTGGCGCCGCTGCCGCCATCGGCGCACGCCAAGCGTCCAATCGATGGCCGTGGCTCAGCACCGTAGCACGCCGCGCCCCTTATTTTTCCAGCGTACTGATCATCGGCGTGGGGATATATATCGGCATTCACGGCTGGAACGGGCTAAATGCCTGA
- a CDS encoding HupE/UreJ family protein: MHSFPGSDPGRFLVRSNRPLLLLLLFITLLLIGMPDAFAHAVAEGDKGYIQEITGVNLIAFMYLGAKHMVTGYDHLLFLLGVIFFLYRMKHIAIYVSLFAVGHSLTMLLGVYFNIGINSYIIDAIIGLSVVYKALDNLGAYQRWFGFQPNTKAATLIFGLFHGFGLSSKIIEYDISPDGLVPNLLAFNIGVEVGQLIALAMILIAMSFWRKTDGFFRHAYTANVAMMGAGFLLIGYQLTGYFIA; the protein is encoded by the coding sequence ATGCATTCTTTTCCAGGAAGCGATCCGGGCAGATTCCTCGTACGCTCGAATCGCCCGCTATTGCTGTTATTACTGTTCATCACGCTGTTGCTTATAGGTATGCCTGACGCATTTGCCCACGCTGTCGCCGAAGGCGATAAGGGCTACATTCAGGAAATCACTGGCGTGAACCTCATTGCCTTCATGTACCTCGGGGCCAAGCACATGGTCACCGGCTATGATCATCTGCTGTTTCTGCTGGGGGTGATTTTCTTCCTCTACCGCATGAAACATATCGCTATCTATGTAAGCCTGTTTGCTGTTGGACACTCGCTCACCATGCTGCTGGGCGTGTACTTCAATATCGGTATCAACAGCTACATCATTGACGCGATCATCGGCCTTTCTGTGGTCTACAAGGCGCTGGATAACCTGGGCGCTTACCAACGCTGGTTTGGCTTTCAACCCAACACCAAAGCCGCCACCTTGATCTTTGGTTTGTTTCACGGCTTCGGTCTGTCATCGAAGATTATCGAATACGACATCTCCCCGGATGGTCTGGTCCCGAACCTGCTTGCGTTCAATATCGGCGTGGAAGTGGGTCAGCTGATTGCCTTGGCCATGATCCTGATTGCAATGAGCTTCTGGCGTAAGACTGACGGCTTCTTCCGTCATGCCTACACCGCCAACGTGGCCATGATGGGCGCGGGATTTCTGCTCATCGGCTATCAGCTCACCGGCTACTTTATTGCTTGA